In Toxoplasma gondii ME49 chromosome X, whole genome shotgun sequence, a single genomic region encodes these proteins:
- a CDS encoding hypothetical protein (encoded by transcript TGME49_211880), with translation MNEEYLVTRPASTTRTLRCCPGGLHLFYRCRWMTYDHTTKRWAGRKRNSGFPTITKRCCGALRSSSFYKRLHCSNCSAVESQFLRVCRIPRSPSGSSLRIASSGSSTHPVGHGVASSESFKDFELPLAVIRSLCFLNFILRNGAPVYQAWTRRNRRFSCCIPRWVISLLLQCRQPGRRTPGVFVP, from the coding sequence ATGAACGAAGAGTATCTGGTGACCAGGCCGGCGTCGACTACAAGAACACTTCGTTGTTGCCCCGGCGGTCTTCATCTTTTCTACCGGTGTAGATGGATGACGTACGACCATACGACCAAGCGCTGGGCGggcaggaaaagaaactcAGGCTTCCCAACCATTACCAAACGTTGTTGTGGTGCATTACGGTCATCCAGTTTCTACAAGAGACTCCATTGCTCCAATTGTTCTGCTGTGGAGAGTCAATTTCTCCGTGTGTGCCGCATCCCTCGTTCCCCCAGCGGGAGTTCTCTGCGGATAGCTTCCTCAGGATCCTCTACTCATCCCGTGGGTCACGGTGTGGCCAGCTCCGAAAGCTTCAAGGATTTTGAATTACCACTCGCAGTGATTCGTTCGTTGTGTTTTCTGAATTTCATCTTGCGGAATGGCGCGCCTGTATATCAGGCATGGACACGGAGGAACAGGCGATTTTCCTGCTGCATCCCCCGGTGGGTGATAAGTCTTCTCCTGCAATGTAGACAGCCTGGGCGACGTACGCCGGGTGTTTTCGTGCCATAG
- a CDS encoding hypothetical protein (encoded by transcript TGME49_211860~Signal peptide predicted by SignalP 2.0 HMM (probability 0.994) with cleavage site probability 0.389 at residue 29~Predicted trans-membrane domain (TMHMM2.0):4-27:126-149:213-236:319-342), whose product MWDSGTMRFVFLVYLLFLVICLRPAGSAATGSVTALREGGKGEATGTASENEGAGLQKNLAVNTHVYGNVRATESPRSAMRGTPVLPADGGGVHEDFSGYVASTRSVKWKTESRLRRQQKQRRHTRMVAASFLLLTSLLYGGYLLHTTMTSGAESALVRPAGNTYRDKVAALVPSEQETTFSASTPASSSKVIRAVRENQQVTDYKRSLFSRKALFATISVMTAAVVLFAASSFISYEAGTSHEESSHHSGYEARNVPVERDSDQPGQEAGGSQELLSPPRDVDSVEKTMAKSDVLEAAESGSDGLDLERISARSMLPQLAWSAALVWIVYVSTVSISSGFRELWHSQRELSGLEARREEAAAHYTGLRDLGGKLARKAAQTKDEMTRTKEDLERQSREVREIEEEYEQLEQRLAAAQRKQSIVPDTLDNIKRAGALNDEASELTQLQARQNYGESLLREIAHLTAERDHLQKEAVRLRGVLSDKEADTAGDSTEERARKGPTGDKPTGGYRGDDDELEVAHEAFSQLQVEAQERLALLEQLQDEVDDLTSQESHVLQKNRKLTEVRNKLKEQLKETSLRRANALQAFDTVRSRENDLRKELEEKEKLLDMLRNAEKCTPDNELRGKILSILQ is encoded by the coding sequence ATGTGGGACAGCGGCACAatgcgtttcgtttttcttgtaTATTTACTGTTCCTTGTCATTTGCTTGCGTCCTGCTGGCTCCGCCGCTACTGGATCGGTAACGGCCCTTCGCGAGGGGGGCAAGGGAGAAGCAACTGGAACGGCGAGCGAAAATGAGGGTGCAGGCTTGCAGAAAAATCTGGCTGTAAATACTCATGTATATGGAAACGTAAGAGCAACTGAGTCTCCTCGATCGGCTATGAGGGGCACACCCGTGCTCCCGGCCGACGGGGGGGGTGTGCACGAAGATTTTTCTGGATATGTGGCTTCCACGAGAAGCGTAAAATGGAAGACCGAAAGCAGGCTCAGACGCCaacagaagcagcggcgGCATACACGTATGGTTGCTGCTAGCTTTTTGTTACTGACTTCACTGCTTTATGGTGGATACTTGCTTCATACCACAATGACTTCCGGGGCCGAGTCGGCATTGGTCAGACCTGCCGGCAACACATATCGGGATAAGGTCGCCGCATTGGTGCCTTCCGAACAAGAAACGACGTTTTCAGCATCCACACCAGCTTCCAGTTCGAAGGTCATCCGCGCTGTACGCGAAAACCAGCAGGTTACAGATTACAAACGTTCGCTGTTCTCCAGAAAAGCTCTTTTCGCCACTATTTCTGTAATGACTGCAGCGGTGGTACTGTTTGCTGCATCGAGCTTTATCAGCTATGAAGCCGGTACCAGTCATGAAGAGTCTTCTCATCATTCAGGTTATGAGGCCCGAAACGTACCAGTGGAACGTGATTCTGACCAACCTGGTCAAGAGGCTGGTGGCTCACAGGAACTACTGAGTCCTCCACGGGATGTAGACTCCGTAGAGAAGACAATGGCGAAATCGGATGTGCTGGAAGCGGCAGAATCTGGTTCAGATGGACTCGATCTTGAAAGGATTTCTGCCCGTTCGATGTTGCCTCAACTCGCGTGGAGTGCAGCTCTGGTGTGGATTGTGTATGTGTCAACAGTATCAATCAGCTCAGGTTTCCGTGAACTGTGGCATTCGCAGCGAGAGCTTAGTGGCCTGGAGGCGCGccgagaagaggcagcagcaCATTACACAGGCCTGCGAGATCTAGGAGGAAAACTCGCGCGTAAGGCAGCTCAGACGAAAGATGAGATGACGCGTACGAAGGAGGATCTTGAGCGGCAATCGAGGGAAGTTCGGGAAATTGAAGAAGAATATGAACAACTGGAACAGAGACTCGCGGCCGCTCAACGGAAGCAGAGCATTGTACCTGATACGCTTGACAACATAAAGAGAGCAGGCGCTCTGAATGACGAAGCTTCGGAGTTAACGCAACTCCAGGCAAGACAGAATTATGGAGAATCACTGCTTCGTGAAATCGCTCATTTGACTGCCGAACGAGACCACCTACAGAAGGAGGCGGTGAGGCTACGCGGCGTGTTGAGTGACAAGGAGGCAGATACGGCTGGAGACTCAACAGAAGAGCGAGCGCGAAAGGGGCCGACCGGCGACAAGCCTACGGGGGGGTATCGTGGAGATGATGATGAGCTAGAGGTGGCGCACGAGGCGTTTTCGCAATTACAAGTGGAAGCCCAAGAGAGGTTGGCATTGCTGGAGCAACTACAGGATGAGGTGGACGATTTAACGTCTCAGGAGAGCCACGTCTTGCAAAAGAACCGAAAGCTGACCGAAGTACGCAATAAACTGAAAGAACAACTTAAGGAAACAAGTCTGAGACGTGCCAATGCGCTGCAAGCGTTTGACACGGTGCGTTCTCGTGAAAATGACTTACGCAAGGAgctggaggaaaaagagaaattGTTGGACATGTTGAGAAATGCAGAAAAGTGTACACCGGATAATGAACTTCGAGGGAAAATCCTATCAATTCTGCAGTAA
- a CDS encoding hypothetical protein (encoded by transcript TGME49_211850), producing MAPRNPLAKDPLHDDSLLMIPPPGFKFIPKSEVICGKAGCFECFDIYCERCESKDRRIVELEMRNNDLVKYITQLQAKLFGGPSVSQRRPPASGSAFSSRVPSAPGPGGSGYSGYPSQCAPPPVGQAGEPFAFIQSPILYDPSMDLSYVATTSFTPAPPDSIGGPSVPLGGRK from the exons ATGGCCCCGAGAAACCCTCTGGCAAAAGATCCGTTGCACGATGACAGCTTGTTGATGATTCCACCGCCCGGCTTCAAATTCATCCCAAAATCCGAGGTGATCTGCGGAAAAGCAGGTTGTTTCGAATGCTTCGATATCTATTGCGAGCGGTGTGAGAGCAAGGATCGTCGAATTGTCGAACTTGAAATGCGGAACAACGACCTGGTCAAGTACATTACGCAGTTGCAAGCGAAGCTTTTCGGAGGTCCGTCGGTTTCTCAAAGGCGGCCACCTGCCTCAGGCTCCGCTTTCAGCAGTCGAGTTCCGTCGGCTCCAGGCCCAGGAGGATCCGGTTATTCAG GTTACCCGTCTCAATGTGCCCCACCGCCCGTCGGTCAAGCAGGGGAGCCATTCGCGTTCATTCAATCTCCAATCCTGTATGACCCGTCTATGGATCTGTCATACGTAGCTACTACGTCGTTCACTCCCGCACCACCGGACTCTATTGGTGGTCCCTCTGTGCCGCTAGGTGGGCGCAAGTAA
- a CDS encoding LSU ribosomal protein L18P, putative (encoded by transcript TGME49_211870~Predicted trans-membrane domain (TMHMM2.0):12-35): protein MPATCGHPYRCSAGLSSFVVSLLLHSLIDLLVFQVRFTTASSVRLYRPLIAVHKSCGSELLRGTFDQDGTGSSCRPRMLMLASISPTRPALFVPHACGLDQREGIHEEGYAWHSSTSSECGRESSPRQQVKNDDGLSWRALPGHRHWRAGVRLSGHHASSLRKLEALSFVFASEKYWVVLPWGSPVSRLCAGSNLGFLIPSLIRNLSRAQKFRSGSRRRVPFLTALASPLSKCIDSSLAASFCPPTPSPLCSEVHFFSHETKMRSTSCSYQRCQLAPPPHALRAISSVVPLPFSAHMRVSTAQWPRSSKWPISYVDRDGSQEFARLSQRGRILLKGGLQRLAGKTSSLKESLPDLAKNSEKDTIEGEEILGNGETSKSDAAEGQLPFLQSNALPRSDTVERDRVLLGEKRARLTITLSNNQVHACVVDNRLQRTYAYANSFDPSLRTEIGSVQRKRGWAPRPHGGTMRAARAVGRLLAQRALQKGIKKVFFDRKSYRYIGRVKALADGAREGGLEL, encoded by the exons ATGCCAGCCACTTGCGGGCATCCCTACCGCTGTTCAGCGGgtctgtcttccttcgttGTGTCACTTCTTTTACACTCCTTGATAGACCTGCTGGTTTTTCAGGTTCGTTTCACAACAGCGTCATCTGTGCGTCTCTATCGGCCTTTGATAGCTGTGCACAAAAGCTGTGGCAGTGAATTGTTAAGAGGAACCTTTGATCAAGATGGAAccggcagcagctgcagaccACGGATGCTGATGCTGGCGTCAATATCCCCGACACGTCCAGCACTTTTCGTGCCTCATGCTTGTGGTCTGGATCAGAGAGAAGGCATACACGAAGAAGGGTATGCGTGGCATTCGTCCACTTCTTCGGAGTGTGGAAGGGAATCCTCACCACGTCAGCAGGTGAAAAATGATGATGGGCTTTCCTGGAGGGCCCTTCCTGGCCACCGACATTGGCGTGCAGGGGTGAGGTTGTCAGGTCATCACGCCAGCTCTTTGCGCAAGTTGGAGGCACTTTCATTTGTCTTCGCAAGTGAAAAATACTGGGTAGTATTACCATGGGGCTCTCCCGTGAGTCGTCTTTGCGCCGGGTCAAACCTAGGTTTCTTGATTCCTTCTCTCATACGAAACCTGTCGCGCGCCCAGAAATTTCGCAGTGGCTCCAGACGACGTGTACCGTTCCTAACTGCactcgcttcgcctctgtcgaAGTGTATTGATTCCTCGTTGGCAGCATCGTTCTGTCCACCGACCCCAAGTCCCCTCTGTTCGGAGGTTCATTTTTTCTCACATGAGACTAAAATGCGCTCCACATCATGCTCATACCAGCGGTGTCAGCTTGCGCCGCCTCCACATGCACTGCGCGCTATATCGTCCGTGGTGCCGCTCCCATTCTCAGCACACATGCGGGTGTCAACAGCACAGTGGCCACGGAGCTCAAAGTGGCCTATCTCTTATGTTGACCGAGACGGAAGCCAGGAATTCGCGAGACTGAGCCAAAGAGGAAGGATTCTGTTAAAAGGTGGTTTGCAGAGATTGGCGGGTAAAACTTCGAGTTTGAAGGAAAGCCTGCCTGACCTAGCGAAGAATTCTGAAAAGGACACTATTGAAGGTGAAGAAATACTAGGCAACGGCGAAACGTCGAAGAGTGATGCTGCCGAGGGACagcttcctttccttcagTCAAATGCGCTTCCTCGTTCGGACACAGTGGAGCGAGACAGGGTGCTacttggagagaagcgcgcaCGCCTCACGATTACTCTCAGCAACAATCAGGTCCATGCTTGTGTCGTAGACAATCGCCTACAGCGTACATATGCGTACGCGAACAGCTTCGACCCTTCCCTCCGGACGGAAATCGGTTCCGTGCAACGGAAAAGGG GTTGGGCGCCACGTCCACACGGTGGAACCATGAGGGCAGCGCGAGCAGTGGGCCGGCTCTTAGCACAGCGCGCGCTTCAGAAAGGCATCAAGAAAGTATTCTTTGACCGGAAAAGCTACCG GTACATCGGCCGCGTTAAGGCGTTAGCCGACGGCGCTCGCGAGGGCGGTTTGGAGCTCTGA